One window from the genome of Amycolatopsis sp. NBC_01480 encodes:
- a CDS encoding enoyl-CoA hydratase/isomerase family protein, translated as MTIHLELDAGVALVTLDHGRGNTLDTATCRELVLQLGEAEAAGARAVVLTGTGSMFSAGVDLLSIDEGGAGYVSEFLPALSDALLAVFGFPRPVVAAVNGHAIAGGLVLAAACDHRVLAAGPARLGVTELLVGVPFPIAALEILRCAYGTNPLPGLIYSGATVPGEDALARGLVDEIAPAEEVLGRARELATRLGELPAEAFALTKAQLHRPYHQRIAENRVSDDDSVERMWRSEAALAAVKSYVDRVLRS; from the coding sequence GTGACGATCCACCTCGAACTCGACGCCGGCGTCGCCCTCGTGACCCTCGATCACGGCCGCGGCAACACCCTCGACACGGCCACCTGCCGGGAACTCGTCCTGCAGCTCGGGGAGGCCGAGGCCGCGGGCGCCCGCGCGGTCGTGCTCACCGGGACCGGCTCGATGTTCTCCGCGGGCGTCGACCTGCTCAGCATCGACGAGGGCGGCGCCGGCTACGTCAGCGAGTTCCTGCCCGCGCTGTCCGACGCGCTGCTGGCGGTCTTCGGCTTCCCGCGCCCGGTGGTGGCCGCGGTCAACGGGCACGCGATCGCGGGCGGCCTGGTACTGGCCGCCGCGTGCGACCACCGGGTGCTCGCCGCCGGGCCGGCCCGCCTCGGCGTCACGGAACTGCTCGTCGGCGTGCCGTTCCCGATCGCGGCGCTGGAAATCCTGCGCTGCGCGTACGGCACGAACCCGCTGCCCGGCCTGATCTACAGCGGGGCGACCGTGCCGGGCGAGGACGCGCTCGCCCGCGGCCTGGTCGACGAGATCGCGCCGGCCGAAGAGGTGCTCGGCCGCGCCCGCGAGCTGGCCACGCGGCTGGGCGAGCTGCCCGCCGAGGCGTTCGCGCTGACCAAGGCGCAGCTGCACCGGCCCTACCACCAGCGGATCGCGGAGAACCGGGTGTCCGACGACGACAGCGTCGAGCGGATGTGGCGCTCCGAGGCCGCGCTGGCCGCCGTCAAGTCCTATGTGGACCGCGTACTGCGTTCCTGA
- a CDS encoding S28 family serine protease has product MRRLLTAFSTVLLSAAAVVGVAPTAVAAGDRDIRAVLDTVPGLTVVSEDPAPAGFRFFELTFTQPADHRNPHGPAFQQRFTLLHHDFSAPTVAFTSGYNVSTAPNRSEPTRIVDGNQLSMEYRYFAPSRPEPADWSRQLTIWQAAADEHAAVQAFKRIYPGKWLATGASKGGMTATYFRRFFPGDVDGTIPYVAPNDVIDPLDRYNDFLAHVGDPACRASLKAIQRDALKRRGELGELAKADAAKNGYTFSTVGSVDKSLEISVIDSYFAFWQYQPASACASVPKPGAPAADVWAWFEQVESLNTYSDQQLEPYVPYYYQAAVQLGSPEAYDSYLRDLLRYPGADVPATFVPPSVKLPRFDYLAMPDVDFWVKTQGKQLLFVYGSNDPWGAEPFELGFGSKDSYRYFVPGGNHGSNIAQLPAAQSAEATATIRRWAGLPAQPSPSARSATAGFPGFDADPLTAERPRL; this is encoded by the coding sequence GTGCGCAGGCTGCTCACCGCCTTCTCGACGGTTCTGCTTTCGGCCGCTGCCGTGGTGGGAGTGGCGCCCACGGCGGTCGCCGCCGGTGACCGCGACATCAGGGCTGTGCTCGACACGGTGCCGGGGCTGACCGTCGTGTCCGAGGACCCGGCACCGGCCGGGTTCCGCTTCTTCGAGCTGACCTTCACCCAGCCGGCCGACCACCGGAACCCGCACGGGCCGGCGTTCCAGCAGCGGTTCACCCTGCTGCACCACGACTTCAGCGCGCCGACGGTCGCCTTCACCAGCGGCTACAACGTGTCCACCGCTCCCAACCGCTCGGAGCCGACGAGGATCGTCGACGGCAACCAGCTCTCGATGGAGTACCGCTACTTCGCCCCGTCGCGGCCGGAGCCCGCGGACTGGTCGCGCCAGCTCACCATCTGGCAGGCCGCGGCCGACGAGCACGCCGCGGTGCAGGCGTTCAAGCGGATCTACCCGGGCAAGTGGCTCGCCACCGGCGCCAGCAAGGGCGGCATGACGGCCACCTACTTCCGCCGGTTCTTCCCCGGCGACGTCGACGGCACCATCCCGTACGTCGCGCCGAACGACGTGATCGACCCGCTCGACCGGTACAACGACTTCCTCGCGCACGTCGGCGACCCCGCCTGCCGCGCGTCGCTCAAGGCGATCCAGCGTGACGCGCTGAAGCGACGCGGTGAACTCGGCGAGCTGGCGAAGGCCGACGCGGCGAAGAACGGCTACACGTTCTCCACCGTCGGCTCGGTGGACAAGTCGCTCGAGATCTCGGTGATCGACTCGTACTTCGCGTTCTGGCAGTACCAGCCGGCGTCGGCGTGCGCTTCGGTGCCGAAGCCGGGCGCGCCCGCGGCGGACGTCTGGGCGTGGTTCGAACAGGTCGAGAGCCTGAACACCTACTCCGACCAGCAGCTGGAGCCGTACGTTCCGTACTACTACCAGGCGGCGGTGCAGCTCGGCTCGCCCGAGGCGTACGACAGCTACCTGCGCGACCTGCTGCGTTACCCCGGCGCCGACGTGCCCGCGACGTTCGTGCCGCCTTCGGTGAAGCTGCCGCGCTTCGACTACCTCGCCATGCCGGACGTCGACTTCTGGGTGAAGACCCAGGGAAAGCAGCTGCTGTTCGTGTACGGCTCGAACGACCCGTGGGGCGCGGAGCCGTTCGAACTCGGCTTCGGGAGCAAGGACTCGTACCGCTACTTCGTGCCGGGCGGCAACCACGGGTCGAACATCGCGCAGCTGCCCGCCGCGCAGTCCGCGGAGGCGACGGCGACGATCCGCCGCTGGGCCGGACTGCCCGCCCAGCCGTCACCGTCCGCCCGATCGGCGACGGCCGGTTTCCCCGGGTTCGACGCCGACCCGCTGACGGCCGAACGGCCGCGGCTCTAG
- a CDS encoding RrF2 family transcriptional regulator: protein MVDVRFSSALKAMLLLGHGEEEGSPVLSSTQLARSLDTNPSLVRKLMVPLVQDGLVASIKGRSGGVRLGRPADRITLGKIYRSSVGDKPLWAPRAEGPRECLVTNNSAEYFAQLTTEIEVAVLGALADRTLADSLDELRAIDRAGNPGATVR from the coding sequence ATGGTGGACGTGCGGTTCTCCAGCGCGCTCAAGGCGATGCTCTTGCTGGGCCACGGTGAGGAAGAAGGCAGTCCCGTCCTCAGCTCGACTCAGCTCGCCCGCAGCCTGGACACGAACCCGAGCCTGGTGCGCAAGCTGATGGTCCCGCTGGTGCAGGACGGGCTCGTCGCGTCCATCAAGGGCCGCAGCGGCGGCGTCCGCCTCGGCCGGCCCGCGGACCGGATCACGCTGGGGAAGATCTACCGCTCGTCGGTCGGTGACAAGCCGCTGTGGGCCCCGCGCGCGGAGGGACCCCGGGAATGCCTGGTCACCAACAACTCCGCCGAGTACTTCGCCCAGCTCACCACCGAGATCGAGGTCGCCGTCCTCGGCGCGCTGGCCGATCGCACCCTCGCCGACAGCCTCGACGAGCTGCGCGCCATCGACCGCGCCGGGAACCCGGGCGCGACTGTCCGATGA
- a CDS encoding nuclear transport factor 2 family protein — MAQQEHRLERAGEPHVHHARAPSVDAADRRDGEAMATLYEADAVVEIHYRGPEGLELLGKLSGGARIAEAMSTAMAPHPPLGWSHHTTYDPVVSLDGDDADIETQFITFDVVGAPKPEGGWPAGTFGAQGTIKPIESGYYHFFFRRTGGAWRVRHMDITHDIPYVF, encoded by the coding sequence GTGGCCCAGCAAGAGCATCGCCTTGAGCGCGCTGGAGAACCGCACGTCCACCATGCCCGGGCTCCTTCCGTCGACGCCGCGGACCGGCGCGACGGCGAGGCGATGGCCACGCTGTACGAGGCCGACGCGGTCGTCGAGATCCACTACCGCGGGCCGGAAGGGTTGGAGCTGCTGGGAAAGCTCTCCGGCGGGGCGCGGATCGCCGAGGCCATGTCCACGGCCATGGCGCCGCACCCGCCCCTGGGCTGGAGCCACCACACCACCTACGACCCGGTGGTCTCCCTCGACGGCGACGACGCCGACATCGAAACCCAGTTCATCACGTTCGACGTCGTCGGAGCTCCGAAGCCCGAGGGCGGCTGGCCCGCCGGCACCTTCGGCGCCCAGGGCACCATCAAGCCGATCGAGTCCGGCTACTACCACTTCTTCTTCCGGCGGACCGGCGGCGCGTGGCGCGTCCGCCACATGGACATCACCCACGACATCCCTTACGTCTTCTGA
- a CDS encoding NADPH-dependent F420 reductase, with the protein MKTLGLIGSGHIGGVLARLAVDAGLDVVLSNSRDPQTLSGLVRELGPRARAATPAQAAAAGDWVVVTIPVGAVGTVPAEPLAGKTVIDTGNYWAPRDGAIPELEARELTDSELLQRHLTGAHVVKAFNNINYQHLEALPRPVGAADRTACRSPATIRARRRRPPSWFPCSGTTSWTWGRSPKAGARKRAVRPSARPTR; encoded by the coding sequence ATGAAGACCCTCGGACTGATCGGAAGCGGGCACATCGGCGGCGTCCTCGCCCGGCTGGCGGTGGATGCCGGCCTGGACGTCGTGCTCAGCAATTCGCGGGACCCGCAAACGCTTTCCGGCCTCGTGCGCGAACTCGGGCCGCGGGCCCGGGCGGCCACCCCCGCGCAGGCGGCGGCCGCCGGGGACTGGGTCGTCGTGACGATCCCGGTCGGCGCCGTCGGGACGGTTCCCGCGGAACCCCTCGCCGGCAAGACCGTCATCGACACCGGCAACTACTGGGCCCCGCGTGACGGCGCCATCCCGGAGCTCGAAGCGCGGGAGCTCACCGACAGCGAACTGCTCCAGCGGCACCTGACCGGGGCACACGTCGTGAAGGCGTTCAACAACATCAACTACCAGCACCTCGAAGCCCTGCCCCGGCCGGTGGGCGCGGCCGACCGCACCGCCTGCCGATCGCCGGCGACGATCCGGGCGCGAAGAAGGCGGCCGCCGAGCTGGTTTCCCTGCTCGGGTACGACTTCGTGGACATGGGGCCGCTCGCCGAAAGCTGGCGCTCGCAAGCGGGCAGTCCGGCCTTCTGCGCGCCCTACTCGGTGA